From Arcticibacter tournemirensis, one genomic window encodes:
- a CDS encoding exonuclease SbcCD subunit D C-terminal domain-containing protein → MKILHTADWHLGKKLEQCERTEEHQHFLNWLIEKLKAECIDVLIIAGDIFDTGSPSNTALELYYRFLRNVKDTCCRDVIIIGGNHDSISTLNAPRELLKFFNVYIVGGVPDEFTEQIIPVKDVSGKLQVVVCAVPFLRDKDIRLSVPGETGAEREARIKQGICDHYNRFKEHIAPYKAEGIPVIATGHLFAAGAGTSDSEKEIHVGNLGQVCGDQFPEEFDYIALGHIHRPQKVNKMDHIRYSGSPVPLSFSESDDKKQVIILEFENGAMTRLEEHEIPSCRKLIRVRGSLDAVKSKLLLLEDACLQYPSWVEVQVETEAYIPDLEEQLEKIKVRIPFVERFFCRQVRKIALPDFAEQVDEGMTLMDLDPKAVFTKKCEIEFGDNDYSELMATFEEAMERMRQLEEVKE, encoded by the coding sequence ATGAAAATTCTTCATACCGCTGACTGGCATCTCGGGAAAAAACTTGAGCAATGTGAGAGAACAGAAGAACATCAGCATTTTCTGAACTGGCTTATTGAGAAATTAAAGGCCGAATGTATTGATGTTCTCATTATTGCAGGCGACATATTCGATACAGGTTCTCCTTCGAATACAGCCCTGGAGTTATATTACCGTTTTCTAAGGAACGTGAAGGATACCTGCTGTCGCGATGTCATTATCATCGGCGGCAATCATGATTCAATCAGTACCTTAAATGCACCGCGCGAGCTGCTGAAGTTTTTCAATGTATATATTGTAGGGGGCGTGCCCGACGAGTTTACCGAGCAGATCATCCCTGTAAAAGATGTAAGCGGAAAACTACAGGTGGTGGTTTGCGCAGTGCCATTCCTCAGGGATAAGGATATACGTCTTTCTGTGCCGGGCGAGACAGGCGCCGAAAGGGAAGCACGCATCAAGCAGGGTATCTGCGATCATTACAACCGATTTAAAGAACATATTGCGCCTTATAAGGCTGAAGGCATTCCGGTTATTGCAACGGGCCATCTTTTTGCGGCAGGCGCCGGCACTTCCGACAGCGAGAAGGAGATCCACGTAGGCAACCTGGGCCAGGTTTGCGGAGACCAGTTCCCCGAAGAATTCGATTATATTGCTCTGGGGCATATTCACAGACCTCAGAAGGTTAATAAAATGGACCATATCCGCTATTCGGGGTCGCCTGTTCCGTTAAGCTTTTCGGAGTCGGATGATAAAAAGCAGGTGATCATCCTGGAGTTTGAAAATGGAGCAATGACGAGGCTCGAAGAGCATGAGATACCCTCTTGCCGCAAGCTGATAAGGGTGAGGGGGAGCCTGGATGCCGTGAAAAGCAAGCTGCTGCTATTGGAAGATGCCTGTCTTCAATATCCTTCATGGGTAGAGGTGCAGGTTGAAACGGAAGCCTATATTCCCGACCTGGAGGAGCAGCTGGAAAAGATAAAAGTCCGTATCCCTTTTGTTGAGCGCTTTTTTTGCAGGCAGGTGCGGAAAATTGCTTTACCCGACTTCGCCGAACAGGTGGACGAAGGAATGACCCTGATGGACCTGGACCCTAAAGCGGTTTTTACGAAAAAGTGTGAAATAGAGTTTGGCGACAATGACTATAGTGAGCTGATGGCAACTTTTGAAGAGGCCATGGAGCGGATGAGGCAGTTGGAGGAGGTGAAAGAATGA
- a CDS encoding AAA family ATPase, with the protein MRIVSVKFLNLNSLKGEHEIRFDKPPFTESGLFAITGPTGAGKTTILDAITVALYGKVHRLTRDVSEIMSRHTAECYSEVEFEVKGQVYKAKWSLRRSRGKIDGNLQGEKMELAEMPSGKFLGGHTPTSVKQEITDLCGLDYNQFLRSVMLSQGDFTRFLKADDNERSELLEKITDTGIYTEVSRYVFERQKAEKENLDLLKARLDSVDLLEEEERLAHETRLKGLAEEEAEVKSKQGDVLKKISWQKGIETLKVKIEDLDRDLLSHQKLREEYHGDFERLKLHHQAVEFRPALTEIRTIEERASGLRSSLRQLNEQLPTLKRNTEETLQKYTAAVEAADKAQQVLTATEPELDKAVLLDSRIEGVRGNVSRYKAAADQVDAEVESLVGTEEDKGKELNTIEGAIAECSAALKQRESDRTLDKQLIVFTQYSKELREVLLSIDANEAEKRAAEKQEKEAQDILDVNLAVTSGLNKEILDLEALDGQLKGRLEEQGAGKRLEEYEEEAGELPSLISYCEQQYRLAENFSRLQIEKSSLLDLAAERTKLLEQERALLGDLKLEKETAEKHLQDLRQLVELQKRIQNYEADRLALKEDQPCPLCGSLHHPYAAGGYKAELSEAEKKRNAAEQYVLSVNERVQQKMLEINALEQNIATGKQQLGKTESEIESVIKAFEEINRLLPAALDIAKPDTIAAVTKRKKQQLGDLQKIIAAIRDLQQKITATGNAIAGKKELLFQAEAKCSAAAERIKGAGEQAMRIKSLIVSLKEKEAALLKDLHDLLSRLGIEFGGSDVNRIETVLTERIAQYAAFEKRLQHLQEQHVQVKNELEKTGGALSAKLDAQLKQRTELKREEELLEGLLAERKQMFADIDPAKERERLNNVVRSSRAAQDAARELLQQVQEQLTIAESKAVQLELDVRAANDQSGALREKLTHALGDKGISSVEELYQHFIPEEEAVRIRELERDTDARIRAIQQLSLTTRAEYLSETARNLTDEQPEALQSTSEGLEQRISALNQEIGSLKQILDEDDRLTQKFSEVAEQINVQQKEFTRWLRLSSLIGSADGKKFSRFAQGLTLARLTDLANRHLLKLSDRYRILKSREKDLELLIIDGYQADVVRPMATLSGGESFLVSLALALGLSDLASRKVQINSLFIDEGFGTLDSDTLDVAISALENLQASGKTIGIISHVEALKERIGTQIQVIKQPGGSSRIKLLSYMNGTFV; encoded by the coding sequence ATGAGGATTGTAAGTGTTAAGTTTTTAAATCTAAACTCACTGAAGGGCGAACATGAGATCCGCTTTGACAAACCTCCTTTTACCGAAAGTGGTTTGTTTGCAATCACAGGGCCTACAGGTGCGGGTAAAACCACGATACTGGATGCGATTACCGTTGCATTATATGGAAAAGTTCACCGCCTGACGCGCGATGTCTCTGAAATAATGTCGCGGCATACGGCAGAGTGCTATTCGGAGGTCGAATTTGAAGTAAAGGGCCAGGTTTACAAGGCGAAGTGGTCGCTGCGCAGAAGCAGGGGCAAGATAGACGGTAACCTTCAGGGCGAAAAGATGGAACTCGCAGAAATGCCTTCGGGGAAGTTCCTGGGCGGTCATACCCCCACATCGGTAAAGCAGGAGATCACAGATCTTTGCGGACTGGATTATAACCAGTTTCTCAGATCAGTCATGCTTTCGCAGGGTGATTTCACCAGATTCCTGAAGGCCGACGATAATGAGCGGAGCGAACTGCTGGAGAAGATTACCGATACAGGTATTTATACGGAGGTTTCGCGTTATGTATTTGAAAGGCAGAAGGCCGAGAAGGAAAACCTGGACCTCTTAAAGGCAAGGCTTGATAGCGTAGATCTCCTGGAGGAGGAGGAAAGACTGGCTCACGAAACACGCCTGAAAGGCTTAGCCGAAGAGGAGGCAGAGGTTAAATCGAAGCAGGGGGATGTGCTTAAAAAGATCAGCTGGCAAAAGGGTATTGAAACGCTGAAGGTAAAGATCGAAGACCTTGACCGCGATCTGTTAAGTCACCAAAAGTTGAGAGAGGAGTATCATGGTGATTTTGAGCGCCTGAAGCTGCATCATCAGGCTGTGGAGTTCAGGCCGGCCCTTACCGAAATAAGAACAATTGAAGAACGGGCATCGGGACTTCGTTCAAGCCTCAGGCAACTGAATGAACAGCTTCCCACGCTAAAAAGGAATACAGAGGAAACCCTTCAGAAATATACAGCGGCCGTTGAAGCCGCCGATAAGGCGCAGCAGGTGCTTACTGCCACGGAGCCTGAACTTGATAAAGCGGTTCTTCTCGACTCCCGCATAGAAGGAGTGCGTGGCAACGTCTCCCGGTATAAAGCGGCTGCAGATCAGGTAGATGCCGAGGTAGAAAGCCTGGTTGGAACGGAAGAAGATAAAGGGAAAGAGCTGAATACGATTGAAGGCGCTATAGCGGAGTGCTCTGCCGCACTTAAACAAAGAGAGTCCGACCGGACGCTTGATAAACAGCTGATCGTCTTTACGCAGTATTCAAAAGAGCTGAGGGAGGTGCTGCTTTCTATTGATGCTAATGAAGCGGAAAAGCGGGCAGCGGAAAAGCAGGAGAAAGAGGCGCAGGACATTCTCGACGTCAATCTGGCTGTAACGTCAGGCCTGAATAAGGAAATCCTGGACCTCGAAGCGCTCGACGGGCAGCTGAAGGGCAGACTGGAAGAGCAGGGCGCCGGGAAGCGCCTTGAAGAATACGAGGAAGAGGCGGGAGAACTGCCTTCTTTGATCAGTTACTGCGAGCAGCAGTACAGGCTTGCAGAGAACTTCAGCCGCTTACAAATTGAGAAAAGCTCGCTTCTAGACCTCGCCGCAGAACGAACGAAACTACTGGAGCAGGAGAGGGCCCTGCTTGGCGATCTGAAGCTGGAGAAGGAAACGGCCGAAAAACATCTTCAGGACCTAAGGCAATTGGTTGAGCTGCAGAAGCGGATTCAGAACTACGAGGCCGACAGGCTGGCGCTTAAGGAAGACCAGCCCTGCCCTTTATGCGGGTCTCTTCATCACCCCTATGCTGCCGGCGGCTACAAGGCTGAGCTGAGTGAGGCTGAAAAGAAAAGGAATGCAGCGGAGCAGTATGTTCTGTCGGTAAACGAGCGGGTTCAGCAAAAGATGCTTGAGATAAACGCTCTTGAGCAAAATATAGCGACAGGCAAACAACAGCTCGGAAAGACAGAGTCTGAAATAGAAAGCGTAATTAAAGCATTTGAGGAGATAAACAGACTGCTGCCAGCTGCTCTCGACATTGCAAAACCGGACACCATTGCTGCAGTCACCAAAAGAAAAAAACAACAGCTGGGTGATTTACAGAAAATAATCGCGGCGATAAGGGACCTTCAGCAAAAAATAACTGCTACGGGGAACGCCATTGCCGGGAAGAAGGAATTGCTGTTCCAGGCAGAAGCGAAGTGCTCTGCTGCGGCAGAACGGATAAAAGGCGCCGGTGAACAGGCAATGAGAATTAAAAGCCTTATTGTTTCACTGAAAGAGAAAGAAGCCGCGCTGTTGAAAGATCTGCATGATCTGCTTTCTCGCCTCGGAATAGAATTCGGCGGCAGTGATGTGAACAGAATTGAAACAGTTCTGACCGAACGCATCGCCCAGTATGCAGCCTTTGAAAAAAGGCTGCAGCATCTTCAGGAGCAGCATGTTCAGGTGAAAAATGAGCTGGAGAAAACCGGCGGTGCGCTTTCAGCGAAGCTGGATGCACAGCTAAAGCAACGCACTGAGCTGAAGAGAGAGGAGGAGTTGCTGGAAGGACTTCTTGCGGAGCGTAAGCAAATGTTTGCTGATATAGATCCGGCCAAAGAGCGGGAACGGCTCAATAACGTGGTCAGGAGTAGCCGGGCGGCTCAAGATGCAGCCCGCGAACTGCTTCAGCAGGTGCAGGAGCAGTTAACAATCGCGGAGTCGAAAGCAGTACAACTGGAACTGGATGTACGCGCTGCCAATGATCAGAGCGGTGCACTTAGGGAAAAGCTGACACATGCACTTGGGGATAAGGGCATATCTTCTGTAGAAGAGCTTTACCAGCATTTTATTCCTGAGGAAGAAGCAGTACGGATACGCGAACTTGAGCGCGATACAGACGCCAGGATCCGTGCCATACAACAGCTTAGCCTAACGACCCGCGCTGAGTACCTCAGTGAAACGGCCAGGAACCTGACGGACGAGCAGCCGGAGGCATTACAATCGACATCGGAGGGTTTGGAGCAGCGCATTTCTGCCCTGAACCAGGAAATTGGCAGCCTGAAGCAGATCCTTGACGAGGATGACAGGCTGACGCAGAAGTTCTCGGAGGTAGCAGAGCAGATAAACGTTCAGCAAAAGGAGTTTACACGATGGCTGCGGCTGTCATCGCTGATAGGCTCGGCCGATGGAAAGAAGTTCAGCCGGTTTGCACAGGGGCTCACCCTGGCGCGGCTTACCGATCTTGCCAATCGCCATCTGTTGAAGCTTAGCGACCGTTACCGGATACTGAAGAGCAGGGAGAAAGATCTTGAACTTTTGATTATTGATGGCTATCAGGCGGACGTTGTGAGGCCTATGGCTACTCTTTCGGGCGGCGAAAGCTTCCTGGTGAGCCTTGCGCTGGCCCTTGGCCTGTCTGACCTGGCCAGCCGGAAAGTCCAGATCAACTCATTGTTTATAGACGAAGGTTTTGGTACCCTCGATTCGGATACCCTTGATGTGGCTATTTCTGCGCTGGAAAACCTTCAGGCAAGCGGAAAAACCATCGGGATAATTTCGCACGTGGAGGCTCTGAAAGAAAGGATTGGCACGCAGATACAGGTGATTAAGCAGCCGGGAGGTTCGAGCAGGATTAAGCTGCTGAGCTATATGAACGGAACCTTTGTATAG
- a CDS encoding FecCD family ABC transporter permease, which translates to MYLLRKVLKSSNLRYYADSMTLPGEGVAERGAGAKKSGAVTVRQWLPSLLWLLLLAAVILSACLGAVTISFSEFYSIVAHKAGLSQAINYEPQQEAVLFTLRFPRVLLGVLVGAGLAVSGAAMQGLFRNPLAEPGLIGISSGASLFAVAVIVLGNKLFASFLEQLGYYALSIAAFTGASLTTMLVYRISVYRGKAVITTLLLAGIAINALSGAFTGLFTYVATNEELRNITFWSLGSLGGATWDNIKVLFPFIIVPLIGLPFLSKSLNALALGESQATHMGVNVDLVKRLVIVLATMAVGASVAMCGIIGFIGLIIPHIIRMIAGANHKTVIVCSALLGAVVLTLADLLARTIVAPAELPIGILTAIIGVPVFIYIIFKEKRARQL; encoded by the coding sequence ATGTACTTGTTAAGAAAGGTGCTTAAGAGCAGTAACTTGAGATATTATGCCGATTCTATGACGCTCCCCGGGGAGGGTGTCGCAGAGCGGGGTGCAGGTGCAAAGAAGAGCGGTGCGGTTACTGTTCGGCAATGGCTGCCTTCACTGTTATGGCTGCTGTTGCTTGCGGCAGTCATTCTTTCGGCATGCCTGGGAGCGGTAACGATCTCGTTTTCCGAATTCTATTCTATCGTTGCCCATAAAGCCGGCTTAAGCCAGGCAATTAACTATGAGCCGCAGCAGGAAGCCGTGTTATTTACGCTCCGTTTTCCCAGGGTGTTGCTCGGTGTGCTGGTTGGTGCAGGCCTTGCCGTGTCGGGTGCGGCGATGCAGGGGCTTTTTCGCAATCCCCTTGCTGAGCCGGGACTCATCGGGATCTCGTCGGGCGCCTCCCTGTTCGCCGTTGCGGTTATTGTATTGGGGAATAAACTGTTTGCTTCATTTCTGGAACAATTAGGATACTATGCTCTTTCTATCGCTGCATTTACCGGGGCATCCCTTACGACGATGCTGGTCTACCGCATCTCTGTTTACAGGGGTAAAGCGGTGATCACCACGCTGTTGCTTGCCGGGATCGCAATTAACGCTCTCTCAGGCGCTTTTACAGGCTTATTTACCTACGTTGCTACAAATGAAGAACTCAGGAATATCACGTTCTGGAGTCTCGGAAGCCTGGGCGGGGCAACCTGGGATAATATCAAGGTGTTGTTTCCTTTTATTATCGTTCCGCTGATAGGCCTGCCTTTCCTCTCGAAGTCTCTGAACGCTCTGGCATTAGGGGAATCGCAGGCCACCCATATGGGGGTGAATGTTGATCTGGTGAAACGGCTCGTCATTGTACTGGCAACTATGGCTGTTGGCGCATCGGTCGCAATGTGCGGTATTATTGGTTTTATCGGCCTTATCATCCCGCATATTATCAGGATGATTGCAGGAGCAAATCATAAAACTGTGATTGTATGCTCTGCGTTGCTGGGGGCAGTGGTGCTCACCCTGGCTGATCTGCTTGCGCGCACGATCGTTGCTCCGGCAGAGTTACCCATTGGAATACTGACTGCCATCATCGGGGTGCCGGTATTTATTTACATCATTTTTAAAGAAAAAAGGGCCAGGCAGTTATGA
- a CDS encoding secondary thiamine-phosphate synthase enzyme YjbQ, translating into MNIYQKSIQLKERKRGFHLITSEITQAFPEIRGLNAGICQVFIQHTSASLSINENADPTVRADFEMYFNKAVPENDPDYLHDYEGSDDMPAHLKAALLGSSVTIPVRNGRLALGTWQGIYLCEHRNYGGPRNIIITAWGE; encoded by the coding sequence ATGAACATCTATCAGAAGTCGATACAACTGAAAGAGCGGAAAAGAGGATTTCACCTGATCACATCAGAGATAACTCAGGCATTCCCGGAGATCCGCGGTTTGAACGCAGGAATATGCCAGGTATTTATACAGCACACCTCGGCTTCGCTCAGCATAAATGAAAACGCCGACCCTACCGTACGGGCCGACTTCGAAATGTATTTCAATAAGGCGGTGCCCGAGAACGACCCCGACTACCTGCACGACTACGAAGGCTCAGACGATATGCCCGCCCATCTTAAGGCAGCCTTACTGGGCAGCTCGGTGACTATTCCCGTTCGAAACGGGCGCCTGGCACTAGGCACCTGGCAGGGAATATATTTATGTGAGCACCGCAATTACGGGGGGCCGAGAAACATCATTATCACAGCCTGGGGAGAATAA
- a CDS encoding HmuY family protein, whose translation MNKSILILFLLIVVAVFPSCDKNDPPLPDNLIAFNTGDLGFDEGANELEVSVTASRVVDAATSITINLQTEDVAYGTEFTTEPAAVNNALTLTIPAGSASATFKIKKTAGLFLNGGEAIHFTITQVGQPSLAGELKELKVSFSAITSAGSNLQLEGGEGGSAAENSVFVDLSANRQTAVGRDEWDLGFYSGADFRVIINNATGASAIKVDKTDLTQVSSADINPDDLKLGQGLGSFSLIDDVNGDITKTVIAAVSATESENKVYVINRKGGDRSVAPVADLYKVKISRKDNGYVLQYARLNETTVKSLEITKDAEYNFRYASFDNGLVAVEPKKDSWDFEWGWSMYFTGTIPYGFSDLVFINHHAGVQAAEVLTSAVSYEAFNESNLSGINFSGSRDVIGSKWRATTGTPGVKTDRFYLIKDAAGNIYKLKFISFIAEDGGVRGRPKLEYVLVKKGA comes from the coding sequence ATGAACAAATCGATTCTTATTCTTTTTCTTTTAATAGTTGTAGCTGTTTTTCCTTCCTGTGATAAAAATGATCCGCCCTTGCCGGATAATCTTATTGCTTTCAATACCGGCGATCTCGGATTTGATGAAGGCGCAAATGAACTCGAGGTGTCTGTAACAGCCTCAAGGGTTGTTGATGCTGCTACAAGCATCACAATTAATCTTCAGACGGAGGACGTAGCCTATGGTACAGAGTTTACCACCGAGCCCGCTGCTGTAAACAATGCACTTACATTGACTATACCGGCTGGTTCGGCCTCTGCCACGTTTAAAATAAAAAAGACTGCGGGCTTGTTCCTGAATGGCGGTGAGGCAATTCATTTTACAATCACCCAGGTAGGGCAGCCTTCTCTGGCAGGTGAGCTAAAGGAGCTGAAGGTGTCATTTTCTGCCATCACTTCAGCGGGTTCAAACCTTCAGCTGGAAGGGGGAGAAGGTGGTTCGGCTGCTGAAAACAGCGTGTTTGTCGACTTAAGTGCCAACAGGCAGACTGCTGTGGGCAGAGACGAGTGGGACCTTGGTTTTTACTCCGGCGCTGATTTTCGTGTGATTATCAATAATGCCACCGGTGCGTCAGCGATAAAAGTGGACAAAACCGACCTGACGCAGGTAAGCAGCGCAGATATTAATCCTGATGATCTTAAGCTGGGCCAGGGACTGGGTTCGTTTTCCCTCATTGATGACGTTAACGGCGACATAACAAAAACGGTTATTGCCGCGGTTTCGGCAACAGAGTCGGAGAACAAGGTCTATGTGATTAACCGCAAAGGAGGCGACAGAAGTGTTGCTCCTGTGGCCGACCTTTATAAAGTTAAGATTAGCAGGAAAGACAACGGATACGTTCTTCAATATGCCAGGTTAAACGAAACTACGGTGAAGTCGCTGGAGATCACTAAAGATGCTGAATACAACTTCAGATATGCTTCTTTTGATAACGGCCTTGTTGCAGTCGAGCCAAAGAAAGACAGCTGGGATTTCGAATGGGGCTGGAGTATGTATTTCACAGGAACAATACCTTACGGATTTTCTGATCTTGTATTCATTAACCACCATGCCGGAGTTCAGGCAGCCGAGGTGTTAACGTCGGCGGTAAGCTACGAGGCTTTTAACGAAAGTAACCTCAGCGGCATCAATTTTTCGGGCAGCCGCGATGTGATCGGGTCAAAATGGCGTGCCACCACCGGGACACCCGGCGTGAAAACGGATCGTTTTTATCTGATTAAAGATGCTGCCGGAAATATCTATAAGTTAAAGTTCATCAGTTTCATTGCCGAAGACGGCGGAGTACGCGGAAGACCAAAATTAGAATATGTACTTGTTAAGAAAGGTGCTTAA
- a CDS encoding heme ABC transporter ATP-binding protein — protein MIEVRELSYRAGRSELLRDINFSVRPGEMLAVIGANGAGKSTLLKLLSSEISPSEGAIYIKQRPLQEYKVIELARMRSVLAQQNTISMSFTVYELVLMGRYPHFENKPGINDIEIVRHVLNETGITHLASREYNTLSGGEQQRVQLARVIAQIADVPQGLLLLDEPTNGLDLLYQQQILSIARGMSDRGYCVVCILHDINFASRYADKVLILKNGKTIAFGAPKEVINHDNILNAFNVKVEMMNYTGLNWPVAVPL, from the coding sequence ATGATAGAGGTAAGGGAGCTTTCTTATCGTGCCGGACGGAGCGAACTTCTCCGGGACATTAATTTCAGCGTCAGACCAGGAGAAATGCTGGCCGTTATCGGAGCAAACGGGGCGGGTAAAAGTACCCTGCTAAAGTTATTATCTTCCGAGATCAGCCCTTCGGAGGGTGCCATTTACATAAAACAGCGGCCCCTGCAGGAATATAAGGTTATTGAACTGGCAAGAATGCGCTCGGTGCTCGCCCAGCAAAACACGATATCCATGTCGTTTACGGTTTACGAGCTGGTACTTATGGGGCGCTATCCCCACTTTGAAAATAAACCGGGAATCAATGATATTGAAATAGTGAGACATGTATTGAACGAAACGGGGATAACTCACCTGGCGAGCCGGGAATATAATACGCTCTCGGGAGGGGAACAGCAGCGGGTGCAGCTGGCGCGGGTAATAGCGCAGATAGCAGATGTGCCGCAGGGACTTTTACTCCTCGACGAACCCACAAACGGTCTCGATCTGCTGTACCAGCAACAGATCTTATCGATAGCCCGTGGCATGTCCGACCGTGGCTATTGCGTGGTATGTATCCTTCACGACATCAATTTTGCGTCGCGCTATGCCGATAAGGTGCTCATCCTTAAAAATGGTAAGACCATCGCATTTGGTGCACCTAAAGAGGTTATAAACCACGACAATATATTGAACGCTTTCAATGTGAAGGTGGAGATGATGAATTATACCGGGTTGAACTGGCCAGTGGCGGTGCCTTTGTGA
- a CDS encoding hemin-degrading factor — protein sequence MKNVLIEKWNRIKKDNPKIRIREAARQLDVSEAELVATGTGSGNTLLNNDFKSLLKEVEKIGQVMALTRNDYCVHERKGVYNKVAFNGEVGLAVNPDIDLRLFMSHWKFGFAVNENGRLSFQFFDKSGEAVHKIYLTESSDKEVYEALKEKYKAANQDLPVDVEAWDDRQEEKHDSDIDSTHFGEAWKALQDTHHFHGMLKSFGVSRLQAMRLAPAGFTEPLDTGILKRVLESVAAQGVEIMVFTGSRGCIQIHTGLVKNLVQTGPWFNVLDPQFNMHLREDGIAAVWLVKKPTKDGIVTSIEIFDNDGGIIVQFFGKRKPGIPESEAWRSAINQNLAIPQ from the coding sequence ATGAAAAATGTATTAATTGAAAAATGGAACAGAATTAAAAAAGACAATCCAAAGATCCGGATTCGTGAGGCTGCCAGACAACTCGATGTGAGTGAAGCGGAGCTTGTAGCAACCGGAACAGGAAGTGGAAATACACTGCTCAATAATGATTTTAAGTCATTGTTGAAAGAAGTGGAGAAGATAGGCCAGGTGATGGCTTTAACGCGTAACGATTATTGTGTGCACGAACGGAAAGGTGTGTATAATAAAGTGGCATTTAACGGAGAGGTCGGCTTGGCTGTGAATCCGGATATCGACCTGCGGCTGTTTATGAGTCATTGGAAATTCGGATTTGCGGTAAATGAAAACGGACGGCTGAGCTTTCAGTTTTTTGATAAAAGTGGTGAGGCGGTTCACAAAATATATCTTACTGAAAGTAGCGACAAAGAGGTGTACGAAGCCTTAAAAGAAAAGTATAAAGCCGCCAATCAGGATCTGCCGGTTGATGTGGAAGCCTGGGATGACCGGCAAGAGGAGAAGCATGATAGCGATATTGATAGTACTCATTTCGGGGAGGCCTGGAAGGCCTTGCAGGATACGCACCATTTTCACGGAATGTTAAAGTCGTTCGGAGTGAGCAGGCTCCAGGCAATGCGGCTTGCGCCGGCGGGTTTTACCGAGCCGCTCGACACCGGGATATTGAAGCGGGTGCTCGAATCTGTGGCCGCTCAGGGTGTAGAGATAATGGTGTTTACCGGCAGCCGGGGATGCATTCAGATTCATACCGGATTAGTAAAGAACCTGGTTCAAACCGGACCATGGTTCAATGTTCTGGATCCGCAGTTTAATATGCATTTACGCGAGGATGGTATAGCAGCTGTGTGGCTGGTGAAGAAACCTACAAAAGACGGGATTGTTACCAGCATTGAGATATTTGACAATGATGGCGGCATCATCGTTCAGTTTTTTGGTAAACGTAAGCCCGGAATTCCGGAAAGTGAAGCCTGGCGGTCGGCGATTAATCAGAATTTAGCAATCCCTCAATAA